ACACACTGCGGCGAATCCAGGCATCCATGGCACCAGCAGCTGCCCTGCCGCCTGCGCCCAGCCCACCTACAGCCCCTGGCATAGCTGATAATCTGCTGGCCAGCTCGGACGCCGCCCTCTCAGCCTCCATGGCCAGCCTCCTGGAGGACCTCAGCCATATTGAGGGCCTGAGCCAGGCCCCCCAACCCTTGGTAGACGAGGGGCCGCCAGGCCGCCCCAGTGGGgcagccccacccagcctgggTGCCTTGGACCTGCTGGGCCCAGCCACTGGCTGTCTGCTGGACGATGGGCTTGAGGGCCTATTCGAGGACATTGACACCTCCATGTATGACAGTGAATTTTGGGCACCAGTCTCTGAGGGCCACAAATCCAGCCCTGAGGATGGGCCAGGCAAGGAGGAAGCTCCAGAGCTGGATGAGGCCGAGCTGGACTACCTCATGGACGTGCTGGTGGGCACACAGGCACTGGAGCGGCCACCAGGGCCGGGGCGCTGACCCCCAGGGCTGGGATGTTGATCTTCTGTCCAAACTGAGCCTGATGGCTGGAGCAACTCTCCTTGGAAAGACATAGCTAGCTTCCCTAGAGAGGGGCTTTGGAGAGAAAGAATCCAGTCCTGGGCAATTTCACCTCCGACCTCTTGTCTCTGGCTGATGGGGGCAGTCTGGGATTGGCCCTCATGATGAAATGACAGGGCCTGGTGGCTGGAATGGGATTGGACCAGGCCCAGTGCTGAATCCCTGGGGGTCATAGCCTGGTATACACTTTTCCTGATGTACGGAGAGACCCCAACCAGTTTTTTGAAATTAAAGCC
This region of Camelus ferus isolate YT-003-E chromosome 9, BCGSAC_Cfer_1.0, whole genome shotgun sequence genomic DNA includes:
- the SERTAD1 gene encoding SERTA domain-containing protein 1, encoding MMLSKGLKRKREEEEEEKEALAVDAWWLEPGHPAVAQAPPAVASSSLFDLSVLKLHHSLRQSEPDLRHLVLVVNTLRRIQASMAPAAALPPAPSPPTAPGIADNLLASSDAALSASMASLLEDLSHIEGLSQAPQPLVDEGPPGRPSGAAPPSLGALDLLGPATGCLLDDGLEGLFEDIDTSMYDSEFWAPVSEGHKSSPEDGPGKEEAPELDEAELDYLMDVLVGTQALERPPGPGR